From Bacteroidales bacterium, one genomic window encodes:
- the dnaJ gene encoding molecular chaperone DnaJ produces MSKRDYYEILGVSKNSDKEEIKKAYRKMALKYHPDRNPGDKEAEEKFKEAAEAYDVLSNDDKRSKYDQFGHQAFSGGAGGWSGGGMTMEDIFSSFGDIFSDTIFGGFSGFGRGSGARSVNKGGNIRVKIKLDLSEIVNGVEKKIKINKYVACKKCGGTGAKDSSSYSTCTTCNGSGRVTRISNTFLGQMQTTSACSACGGEGRIIKSKCTSCHGEGIVKEDEVVAIKIPAGVGEGMQMSVTGKGHAARRGGINGDLLVVIEEEQHKELIRDGNDLVYNLFISIPEAILGTTAEIPLVDGRAKIKIDAGTQSGKILRLRGKGIPELNGYGQGDVLVQVNVWIPSSVSRDEKKILEQFKDSSSFDPEKNNASKNVFERMRDGFR; encoded by the coding sequence ATGTCAAAACGAGACTATTACGAAATATTAGGCGTTTCTAAAAATTCTGACAAAGAGGAGATAAAAAAAGCATATCGTAAAATGGCTTTAAAATATCACCCTGACAGAAATCCGGGGGATAAAGAGGCTGAGGAGAAGTTTAAAGAGGCAGCCGAAGCATACGATGTTTTATCAAATGACGATAAAAGAAGCAAATACGATCAGTTTGGCCACCAAGCCTTTTCCGGCGGTGCTGGAGGTTGGTCTGGCGGTGGCATGACTATGGAGGATATATTCTCCTCATTCGGAGATATTTTTAGTGATACTATTTTTGGTGGGTTTAGTGGTTTTGGGCGCGGAAGCGGTGCTCGAAGTGTCAATAAAGGAGGAAATATTAGAGTAAAAATTAAGCTCGATCTTTCCGAAATTGTTAATGGTGTAGAAAAGAAAATCAAGATAAATAAATATGTTGCCTGTAAAAAGTGTGGTGGGACAGGAGCAAAAGATTCTAGCAGTTATTCAACTTGCACTACTTGCAATGGTTCAGGTCGTGTAACCAGAATTTCAAATACTTTTTTGGGACAAATGCAAACCACTTCGGCTTGTTCTGCTTGTGGTGGCGAGGGACGTATCATTAAATCGAAATGTACATCTTGTCATGGCGAAGGTATTGTAAAAGAAGACGAAGTTGTTGCAATAAAAATACCCGCGGGAGTTGGAGAAGGAATGCAGATGTCTGTTACTGGAAAAGGTCATGCTGCAAGACGTGGTGGAATTAACGGTGATTTACTTGTGGTAATAGAAGAAGAGCAGCATAAAGAACTCATCCGTGATGGCAATGATCTTGTTTACAATCTATTTATAAGTATTCCCGAAGCCATTTTGGGCACTACTGCCGAGATTCCTCTTGTTGATGGCAGGGCGAAAATCAAAATAGATGCGGGCACACAATCGGGTAAAATATTGAGATTGAGAGGTAAAGGTATTCCCGAGTTAAATGGCTACGGACAGGGTGATGTTTTGGTGCAGGTAAACGTTTGGATACCTTCGAGTGTGTCAAGAGATGAAAAGAAAATTTTAGAACAGTTTAAAGATTCGTCATCGTTTGATCCCGAGAAAAACAATGCAAGTAAAAATGTTTTTGAAAGGATGAGAGACGGATTTAGGTAA
- a CDS encoding thioredoxin domain-containing protein, translating to MLNKKKVFYIFILTVSIAILAIVVVKTFFIKDKVRQIGTELSQRDLDIVFGEDTASVSVFLYANYGCPYCRKFFKEVYPAIEDEFINSGKVKIILRLTFKTANQDLTTAMKASVCVNKFGNYEYLHQLFLNQSNIVYTADFHDMIDEFIDKDIQVAECILGGDADNYLKQNIEEFETLKLKGVPTFVIDRKIYYGFKEYDLLKKILNYHLTQINN from the coding sequence ATGTTAAATAAAAAAAAGGTATTTTATATTTTTATTTTAACTGTATCAATAGCTATACTTGCAATAGTTGTTGTGAAAACTTTTTTTATCAAAGATAAAGTTAGACAAATTGGTACAGAACTGTCCCAAAGAGACTTAGATATTGTTTTTGGTGAAGATACAGCATCAGTTTCGGTTTTTTTATATGCTAACTATGGATGTCCATATTGTCGCAAATTTTTCAAGGAGGTCTATCCGGCAATTGAAGATGAGTTTATAAATTCAGGAAAGGTTAAAATAATTCTAAGATTAACATTTAAAACAGCAAACCAAGATCTTACAACTGCAATGAAAGCATCAGTTTGTGTCAATAAATTTGGCAACTATGAGTATTTGCACCAATTATTTTTAAATCAAAGCAATATTGTTTACACTGCCGATTTTCACGACATGATAGATGAATTTATTGATAAAGATATACAAGTAGCTGAATGTATCTTAGGAGGAGATGCCGATAATTATCTGAAACAAAATATTGAAGAGTTTGAAACGTTAAAGTTGAAAGGAGTACCTACTTTTGTAATCGATAGAAAAATATATTATGGCTTTAAAGAGTATGATTTATTAAAAAAAATATTAAATTATCACCTAACACAAATTAATAACTAA
- a CDS encoding (deoxy)nucleoside triphosphate pyrophosphohydrolase, protein MYIDVCCAIIKKDGKILAAKRKPIGLRGGMWEFPGGKIEENETPEDCIKREIIEELGMKIEIIKKLPTVKHSYHDINIRLTPFFASALSEITRLESHEKADFFEKSELSNLKWSEADRLVLNQWLKESNR, encoded by the coding sequence ATGTATATTGATGTTTGCTGCGCAATAATCAAAAAAGATGGAAAAATATTAGCTGCAAAACGTAAACCAATAGGTTTGCGAGGAGGAATGTGGGAGTTCCCGGGCGGGAAAATAGAGGAAAACGAAACACCCGAAGATTGTATTAAAAGAGAAATCATTGAAGAGTTGGGTATGAAAATTGAAATAATAAAAAAGCTCCCAACAGTCAAACATAGTTACCACGATATAAATATCAGACTAACACCCTTTTTTGCATCTGCTTTATCTGAAATTACCCGATTAGAGAGTCACGAAAAAGCTGACTTTTTTGAAAAGAGCGAACTCTCAAACCTTAAATGGTCTGAAGCCGACCGTTTAGTTTTAAACCAATGGTTGAAAGAGTCAAATCGTTAA
- a CDS encoding AsmA family protein produces the protein MKIKRILRKLGKILLITILSVITLVVVLIAVALNSENTITQLALEEVSHIVKAPISIENISLRLFRNFPNATVEFDGFTIGKEFENHDSANFEVADTLVRLRKLYVSVKTRPLLSNRIEINKIEIEGIKLNYFVDTAGVTNFDFLIASDSTAIDSLEQEQSIPIDTSETALNILLANLTIGDIELNYNDESLKAKARCYIPKIRVKGKVKDDDYLGSVKGSIELTDCALGGTNLHLMQKTELGFNIDYKNGFAHINELELLTDGAKIESTGSVNLADSIGVDLAVVFKEFDIKELFKYAPDDIKKEVGISKVKGILDIEAKVEGYVYDTLLLPSVSTKITFKNGTVVTTEYPKIEKLNIDLAVLIDNPNDLSTVNANINDFSFFINKSNFKISGKASDLDKIRYDLLVKSHININDFVSFIPDSTVEYITGLVALDMHTKGILPDDIENSTDYFLNNTTLDLKIRNLNTALDSVNVIKNLGVDFHLMKGKNLVIRNLYLDLPEYDLNLAPSSIALQLIGNIDDLDNIKANINSFNFVTGSNSISGYGKVKDLNKPDFELTTTIKVDIDEIKHFIPDSIAEQIAGKVELTIDTYGQIDLDSIDNYINPILFEQTKIDLKVRDLDFEMFGDTLIKFNNMKFDMKMAQDTIKIDNLYAKLHGIDLKVNSTEIWNVYKAFMLEQKGVPLIVANTEISLSEFDYNKFAHLFESEEDDSEAETKTEVNTETKAETKTEAKIDTATGTETNAKTQTGTKSSAAEQTATETVPTEETYIPPYIARGTFAVKKVKYENITLNDITTKFRVDDSLYIADQLKFSAYGGSMTTSAVYDTRDTVSTVIMFKNIIDKMDVNQMLVEIEDYAGLDDFTHENISGILTSAVDGRIVMQGDSILYDKIIVRGDLKLENGGIYNYEPIRELGKFTGLRELENIVFRTLNSGIFIYDNNIYFPKTDIVSTATDISAFGMVSFGDEYQLHLKAHLGDVLVGKSNRLLKKQMKESDLLDGDESTRKGLNLLALNRDGNTKYGFDNKRMQRVMTAEIRVQERGLSLLFHPKLVSYSTDLIRKEIRKSDKPKTE, from the coding sequence ATGAAGATAAAACGAATTTTACGTAAATTAGGAAAAATACTTTTGATTACTATCCTTTCAGTTATCACTCTGGTAGTAGTACTAATAGCAGTTGCATTAAATTCGGAAAACACTATTACACAGTTGGCATTAGAAGAGGTTAGTCATATTGTTAAAGCTCCGATAAGTATTGAAAACATATCGTTACGACTTTTTAGGAACTTTCCGAATGCAACAGTTGAATTTGATGGATTTACAATTGGAAAAGAGTTTGAAAACCACGATTCTGCAAATTTTGAGGTTGCCGATACTCTTGTCAGATTAAGAAAACTATACGTTTCGGTTAAGACTAGACCACTACTATCAAACAGAATAGAGATAAATAAAATTGAGATAGAGGGTATTAAACTTAACTATTTTGTCGATACAGCCGGTGTTACCAATTTCGATTTTTTAATTGCTTCCGACTCTACAGCGATTGATTCGCTCGAACAAGAACAGAGCATCCCTATTGATACCTCCGAAACAGCTTTAAATATACTGTTGGCAAATCTTACCATTGGCGATATTGAGCTAAACTACAACGACGAATCGCTTAAAGCCAAAGCAAGATGTTATATCCCAAAAATCAGAGTTAAGGGAAAAGTCAAAGACGACGATTACTTGGGAAGTGTTAAAGGCTCTATCGAATTAACTGACTGCGCCCTTGGCGGCACAAATCTACACTTAATGCAGAAGACAGAATTGGGCTTTAATATTGACTATAAAAATGGATTTGCCCATATTAACGAACTTGAACTACTTACCGACGGGGCAAAAATAGAATCTACTGGTAGCGTTAACTTAGCAGACTCCATTGGAGTTGATTTGGCTGTTGTGTTTAAAGAATTCGATATAAAGGAGCTTTTTAAATATGCACCGGATGATATCAAGAAAGAGGTTGGAATATCGAAAGTAAAAGGAATTTTAGATATCGAAGCCAAAGTTGAGGGTTATGTTTATGACACTCTGCTTTTACCATCGGTAAGCACAAAGATTACATTTAAAAACGGAACAGTCGTAACTACCGAATATCCTAAAATAGAGAAACTTAACATTGATCTCGCCGTATTGATTGATAACCCTAACGACCTGAGCACGGTTAATGCTAACATTAATGATTTTAGCTTTTTTATTAACAAAAGCAATTTTAAAATATCGGGCAAAGCCTCTGATTTAGACAAAATTAGATACGATCTGTTAGTAAAATCACACATCAATATAAATGACTTCGTTTCGTTTATTCCGGACAGTACTGTTGAATATATCACGGGTTTAGTAGCTTTAGATATGCATACAAAAGGTATTCTGCCAGATGATATAGAGAATAGTACCGATTATTTTCTGAATAATACCACTTTAGATTTAAAAATTCGCAATCTAAATACTGCTCTTGATAGTGTCAATGTTATTAAAAATCTTGGAGTTGACTTCCACTTGATGAAAGGTAAAAACTTAGTAATAAGAAACCTGTATCTTGATTTACCGGAATATGATTTAAACCTTGCTCCTTCGTCAATTGCCCTTCAACTAATTGGCAATATTGATGATTTAGATAATATTAAAGCCAATATCAATTCGTTTAATTTCGTTACTGGCAGCAACTCTATTTCTGGATATGGAAAAGTTAAAGATTTGAACAAGCCCGATTTTGAACTTACAACCACGATAAAGGTTGATATTGACGAAATCAAGCACTTTATTCCTGATTCTATTGCGGAACAAATTGCCGGCAAGGTTGAGTTAACAATAGACACCTACGGACAGATTGACCTTGATTCGATAGATAATTACATAAATCCAATTCTTTTTGAACAAACAAAAATTGATTTAAAAGTCAGAGACCTTGATTTTGAAATGTTTGGCGATACGCTTATTAAATTTAACAACATGAAGTTTGATATGAAAATGGCGCAGGACACCATCAAAATTGACAACCTCTACGCTAAATTACATGGAATTGATTTGAAAGTCAACTCTACCGAGATATGGAATGTATATAAAGCCTTCATGCTTGAGCAAAAGGGTGTACCGCTAATAGTAGCCAACACTGAAATCAGTTTAAGCGAATTTGACTATAATAAATTTGCGCATCTGTTTGAGAGTGAGGAAGATGATTCTGAGGCAGAAACCAAAACAGAAGTAAATACAGAAACAAAAGCTGAAACAAAAACAGAGGCTAAAATAGATACTGCTACAGGAACAGAAACTAACGCTAAAACTCAAACGGGAACCAAATCGAGTGCTGCAGAACAAACAGCAACCGAAACAGTCCCAACAGAAGAGACCTATATCCCACCTTACATTGCACGAGGTACATTTGCTGTCAAAAAAGTTAAATATGAAAATATTACTCTGAACGATATCACCACAAAATTCCGTGTTGATGATAGTTTATACATTGCTGATCAGCTTAAGTTCAGCGCATATGGTGGTAGTATGACAACATCGGCAGTTTATGACACACGAGATACTGTATCAACAGTGATAATGTTTAAAAACATTATCGACAAAATGGATGTGAACCAAATGCTAGTTGAGATTGAAGACTACGCTGGACTAGATGATTTTACTCACGAAAATATCAGCGGTATCCTTACAAGCGCAGTCGATGGACGTATCGTTATGCAGGGCGACAGCATTTTATACGATAAAATAATTGTACGCGGAGATCTTAAACTTGAAAACGGAGGAATTTATAACTACGAGCCTATCAGAGAATTAGGTAAATTTACAGGCTTACGCGAGTTAGAGAATATTGTTTTCAGAACATTGAATAGCGGTATTTTCATATATGATAACAATATTTACTTCCCAAAAACCGATATAGTTAGCACTGCGACAGACATATCTGCATTTGGAATGGTTAGTTTTGGAGACGAATATCAGTTACACCTAAAGGCTCACTTAGGCGACGTACTTGTAGGAAAATCTAACAGATTGCTTAAAAAGCAAATGAAAGAGTCCGATTTGCTTGATGGTGATGAATCAACCCGAAAAGGATTAAACCTATTAGCTTTAAATCGCGATGGCAACACAAAATATGGCTTCGATAACAAACGAATGCAAAGAGTAATGACAGCCGAAATTAGGGTTCAAGAACGTGGTTTAAGCTTACTGTTCCATCCCAAATTAGTGAGTTATAGTACCGATTTAATTCGTAAAGAGATAAGAAAATCTGACAAACCTAAAACAGAATAA
- a CDS encoding redoxin domain-containing protein, with protein sequence MIRKLLVITFFTVCAFYNTSGQSVNVGQKAPEIIQLNTNGDTLKLSDFKGKLVLIDFWASWCVPCRRESPYLIKAYDMFKDSEFKNGNGFVIFSITLDSHRDRWLKAITEDSLYWSSHGGDLKGWRNEAAKEYNIKAIPANFLVDGDGTIIAQNLRGEELIEAIKKQTVSNRRLFWWLN encoded by the coding sequence ATGATCCGTAAACTACTTGTAATCACATTTTTCACTGTTTGTGCTTTTTATAACACTTCAGGACAATCTGTTAATGTTGGGCAAAAAGCTCCGGAAATTATTCAGCTTAATACCAATGGAGACACTTTAAAACTATCTGACTTTAAGGGTAAATTAGTTTTAATTGATTTTTGGGCATCGTGGTGTGTACCTTGCAGAAGGGAATCTCCGTATTTGATCAAGGCTTATGATATGTTTAAAGATAGCGAGTTCAAAAATGGAAACGGATTTGTAATATTTAGCATAACTTTAGATAGCCACCGTGACAGATGGCTAAAGGCTATTACAGAAGACAGTCTGTACTGGTCCTCGCATGGAGGAGATTTAAAAGGCTGGCGCAATGAAGCAGCCAAAGAATACAATATAAAAGCCATTCCCGCTAACTTTTTAGTTGATGGAGACGGCACTATTATCGCACAAAATTTACGAGGTGAGGAACTTATAGAAGCAATTAAAAAACAAACTGTTTCAAATCGCCGTTTGTTTTGGTGGCTCAACTGA
- a CDS encoding tetratricopeptide repeat protein, with amino-acid sequence MRKYLIAFAVVFLTHCMALQGKTQHQVDSMLSVIDTLPLKEKINTYEVIIKYYSRKKPYLGVKYALECLDVVNLNNVDTLTYANILNLVGSSYWYQKDETSALDFFIKSLDLREKINDSAGISKSLNNVGVIYITSKRYEEAIEIYNRSLDIKKQLGDSIGIAAGYINLGKIYNDTDQSEIALDYFSKAVPILESRDDKTQLSSCYNNIGVVYMHNTHFLKAIDYLLKADSIAVNNNNDFGLADIRMNLGRCYENLGDYGKALHYYDDVITLGKKLNNIPRLQSVYSKLANTYEKFGNYAKALQYFKIASKFDDSIQKIKEEERFFELQMKFEQEKYEKEIEVLRQKTDIQQFQIEKSRFRYSILFAIIIIVIFLFYLFYIKYKLKSKHNKELDQKIQERTASLQQEIIERKRIQEKELEAQERFKYILNTLPMGVLHYEKSGVILSVNPEFAIMLDTSVESIRARKIYDIIDDSYLLDRLYGAFNDKATEFEHTITVNGKSLNIFVYINSVYSANGKSLGAFAIFEDITVRKKNEEIIKANEARFKDLADSLPEMVSEIDNQGYIKYANKLFFEKLGYDPEFISRGFHALRLFPKSDRKKISTLFRNFNSLKFREVQEEVTIVTLNNKTFDALIKVNAIIKNDIVTGLRSIIIDISNQKKHETELKNAKEKAEEADRLKSAFLANIRHEIRTPMNGIIGFSELIRDQDLSEAQRKEYLDIIIKSSNQLLQIVDDMVNISIVEAGKIDISNHKVDLEQFFNELFVFSSGHAASLNDKITVVSRYMLPDDAGVVWIDGTKLQQVFNSLINNAIKFTKEGFVEFGCYLSRNNLIKFFVKDTGIGISEENQNIIFDHFRQGDHTTIPEYGGTGLGLTISKAIIELMGGKLWVESEIGKGSTFYFTLPYIQYTEDHELKNNETYTKWNYKTLLLYDSNYKTTREIQNILIPSGIKIINISDSQKLLDTLEQNSSIDVIILESQYSHNSEFSLIKDIRAKNEDVPIVVLLPKASLKEKKQIFADGCNDYFVLPVNKFVLMSKLNSFLDK; translated from the coding sequence ATGAGAAAGTATCTAATAGCATTTGCTGTGGTTTTTTTAACGCATTGCATGGCATTGCAAGGTAAAACACAACATCAGGTGGACTCAATGCTATCGGTTATTGACACACTGCCTTTAAAAGAAAAAATCAATACTTACGAGGTAATTATAAAATATTATTCTCGAAAAAAACCATACTTAGGAGTAAAATATGCTTTAGAATGCCTTGATGTTGTAAACCTGAACAATGTAGACACTCTAACCTATGCTAACATCTTAAATTTGGTTGGTTCATCGTATTGGTATCAAAAAGACGAAACATCGGCACTTGATTTCTTTATTAAAAGCCTTGATTTACGAGAAAAGATTAATGACTCAGCCGGAATTTCAAAGTCTTTAAATAATGTTGGGGTTATTTACATAACCTCAAAAAGATATGAAGAGGCCATTGAGATATACAACCGTTCATTAGATATAAAAAAACAACTGGGAGATTCCATTGGTATTGCGGCAGGCTATATAAACCTTGGGAAAATATATAATGATACTGATCAAAGCGAAATTGCATTAGATTATTTCTCTAAGGCCGTACCAATTCTAGAGTCACGCGATGACAAAACACAACTGTCATCGTGCTACAACAATATCGGTGTAGTTTACATGCATAACACACATTTTTTGAAAGCTATTGATTATTTATTAAAAGCCGATTCTATTGCAGTCAACAATAATAACGATTTTGGGTTAGCAGATATTAGAATGAATCTTGGAAGGTGTTATGAGAATTTAGGAGACTATGGTAAAGCTTTACACTATTACGATGATGTTATAACCTTAGGTAAGAAACTCAATAATATTCCACGTCTTCAATCGGTATATTCCAAATTAGCAAACACATACGAAAAATTCGGGAATTACGCAAAAGCACTTCAATATTTTAAGATAGCAAGTAAATTTGACGACTCAATTCAAAAAATTAAAGAAGAGGAAAGATTTTTCGAACTCCAAATGAAGTTCGAACAAGAGAAATATGAAAAAGAAATCGAAGTTTTAAGGCAAAAAACTGATATTCAACAGTTTCAAATAGAGAAAAGCCGTTTTAGATACAGTATTTTATTCGCTATAATTATAATAGTAATATTTCTATTTTACCTATTCTACATTAAATACAAACTTAAAAGCAAACACAATAAAGAACTAGACCAGAAAATTCAAGAACGCACCGCATCTTTACAACAAGAAATTATAGAACGAAAAAGGATTCAAGAAAAAGAGTTAGAGGCACAAGAACGTTTCAAATATATCTTGAATACTCTACCTATGGGTGTACTACATTATGAAAAAAGTGGTGTTATCTTAAGTGTAAATCCTGAGTTTGCGATAATGCTTGACACATCAGTTGAATCAATAAGAGCACGAAAAATATACGATATAATAGATGACAGTTATCTGTTAGATAGACTTTATGGGGCATTTAACGACAAAGCTACTGAATTTGAACACACCATAACAGTCAACGGGAAAAGCTTAAATATCTTTGTTTACATTAACAGTGTATATTCTGCAAACGGTAAATCTCTAGGTGCATTTGCAATATTTGAAGATATTACTGTCAGGAAAAAAAATGAAGAGATAATAAAAGCTAACGAAGCCCGATTTAAAGATTTAGCAGATAGTTTGCCCGAAATGGTTAGTGAAATAGACAACCAAGGTTATATAAAATATGCAAATAAGCTGTTTTTTGAAAAACTTGGATACGATCCTGAATTTATTAGCCGAGGTTTTCATGCCCTTAGACTTTTCCCAAAATCTGACAGAAAAAAAATATCCACTCTTTTTCGAAATTTTAATAGCTTAAAGTTTCGAGAGGTACAAGAAGAGGTAACCATTGTTACACTCAATAATAAAACATTTGATGCTCTAATAAAAGTAAATGCAATAATAAAAAATGATATAGTTACCGGCTTGCGTAGTATTATTATCGACATTTCAAATCAAAAGAAACATGAAACGGAACTTAAGAACGCTAAGGAAAAAGCCGAGGAGGCAGATAGACTGAAATCTGCATTTTTAGCTAATATTAGACACGAAATACGCACGCCCATGAATGGGATAATTGGTTTTAGCGAATTAATCCGTGACCAAGACCTTTCAGAAGCACAACGTAAAGAGTATTTAGATATTATTATCAAAAGTAGCAACCAATTGCTTCAAATTGTCGATGATATGGTAAATATCTCAATTGTAGAAGCCGGGAAAATTGATATTTCCAACCATAAAGTTGACTTAGAACAATTCTTTAATGAACTTTTCGTCTTTTCTAGTGGACATGCAGCATCACTAAATGATAAAATTACAGTTGTTTCAAGATATATGCTGCCCGACGATGCTGGAGTTGTTTGGATTGACGGCACAAAACTTCAACAAGTTTTTAACAGCCTGATTAACAATGCCATAAAGTTCACAAAAGAGGGTTTTGTCGAGTTCGGATGCTATCTTTCACGTAACAATCTTATCAAGTTTTTTGTCAAAGACACGGGGATTGGAATTTCAGAAGAAAATCAAAATATAATTTTTGATCATTTCAGGCAAGGTGATCATACAACAATTCCAGAATATGGAGGAACCGGATTAGGACTCACAATCAGTAAAGCAATAATAGAGCTAATGGGCGGTAAATTGTGGGTTGAAAGCGAAATAGGCAAAGGATCAACCTTCTATTTTACTTTGCCATATATCCAGTACACCGAAGATCACGAGTTAAAAAACAATGAAACCTATACAAAGTGGAATTACAAAACACTTTTACTATATGATTCAAACTATAAAACCACCAGAGAAATACAAAATATTTTAATCCCTAGTGGGATCAAAATCATTAATATTTCTGATAGTCAAAAACTACTGGATACTTTAGAACAAAACAGTTCTATTGACGTAATTATTTTGGAAAGTCAATATTCTCACAACAGCGAATTTTCATTGATAAAAGATATTAGAGCTAAAAATGAAGATGTTCCCATTGTAGTTCTATTACCAAAAGCCTCGCTAAAAGAGAAGAAGCAAATTTTTGCAGATGGTTGTAACGACTATTTTGTATTACCTGTCAACAAATTTGTTTTAATGTCGAAACTAAATAGTTTCTTAGATAAATAG
- a CDS encoding nucleotide exchange factor GrpE, with amino-acid sequence MSKKDKSKEKEIKKEILEETVAQSKQTEQTNEIDEQETPVAEEQEVCNEEILKNQLDEMNDKYIRLVAEFDNYKRRTLRERIELIKSAGEDIFKDILPVIDDVERAIQNIEQSKDIEAVKTGINLIHSKFIDFLKQNGVTVIETTDNEFDLDKHEAVTKIPAPSEELKGKIVDVIKKGYMLNDKVIRYSQVVIGE; translated from the coding sequence ATGTCGAAAAAAGATAAATCAAAAGAGAAAGAAATTAAAAAAGAAATTTTAGAAGAGACTGTTGCTCAATCGAAGCAAACAGAGCAAACAAACGAAATTGACGAGCAGGAGACTCCAGTTGCAGAGGAACAAGAAGTGTGCAATGAGGAGATTTTGAAAAATCAGCTTGATGAGATGAACGATAAGTACATCAGGTTAGTTGCCGAGTTTGATAATTACAAGCGGCGTACACTGCGTGAGCGTATTGAACTGATTAAAAGCGCCGGTGAGGATATTTTTAAAGACATTTTACCTGTAATAGATGACGTTGAGAGGGCTATTCAAAACATTGAACAGTCGAAAGATATTGAGGCTGTTAAAACAGGTATAAACCTAATTCACTCCAAATTTATTGATTTTTTGAAGCAAAATGGAGTAACAGTGATTGAAACAACGGACAATGAGTTTGATCTTGACAAACACGAAGCTGTAACAAAGATACCTGCTCCAAGCGAAGAGCTGAAAGGAAAAATTGTAGATGTAATTAAAAAGGGTTACATGTTGAATGATAAGGTAATAAGATATTCTCAGGTTGTAATTGGAGAATAA
- a CDS encoding PspC domain-containing protein, which yields MKKKLTRSDDKIIAGVCAGIAEYFGLDISLVRIGYILLSLIGVVFTGILAYIILWIIIPDKQ from the coding sequence ATGAAAAAGAAATTAACCCGTTCAGACGATAAGATTATAGCTGGTGTTTGTGCAGGTATTGCAGAATACTTTGGTTTAGATATATCTTTAGTGAGAATAGGATACATTTTACTATCGCTTATTGGTGTGGTGTTTACTGGAATTTTGGCTTATATTATTCTTTGGATAATTATTCCAGATAAACAATGA